A portion of the Roseovarius sp. SCSIO 43702 genome contains these proteins:
- a CDS encoding glycosyltransferase, translating into MSGPVIALFPEASFGAALNCVGIAQQLRRMGARPVFICHPGFTGVFAEYGFREYHLPDTAGGDGPGEADDYWQGFITTHLPHFDLDPVAQLPTYVAPTWEAIVDTVEAAEAGLAALLERIRPDAILLDNVIMFPAIATAGVPWVRVVSCAETEIPDPNVPPYLSGLPPEDAGARAAFEAAYIRATRAPHDRYAAFRARHGLAPLPEGCFLETSPHLNLLLAPGIVRYPRAAPLPPERFVFLEGCVRDEARFDPPAFPAGTEGPLVYMSFGSLGAIDTALTQAMIEVFAGIEARFLVNVGAFIEAFDAVPDNVHLAGWFPQPSVVAQSALFIHHGGNNSFCEALYHGVPSLVMPYCWDGHDNAQRAEAVGAGRHMVRRGWEAAELRAAIEGLLADRAMRDRLGAASRAMQARPGAEAAARAVLELLEGGKKPE; encoded by the coding sequence ATGAGCGGGCCGGTGATCGCGCTCTTCCCCGAGGCGAGCTTCGGTGCCGCGCTCAATTGCGTGGGCATTGCCCAGCAGTTGCGGCGCATGGGCGCGCGCCCGGTCTTCATCTGCCATCCGGGCTTCACCGGTGTCTTCGCCGAATACGGCTTCCGCGAATACCATCTGCCCGACACGGCGGGTGGCGACGGGCCGGGCGAGGCCGATGACTACTGGCAGGGCTTCATCACAACCCACCTGCCGCATTTCGACCTCGACCCGGTGGCGCAGCTTCCGACTTACGTGGCGCCCACGTGGGAGGCGATCGTCGATACGGTCGAGGCCGCCGAGGCGGGGCTGGCCGCGCTGCTCGAGCGGATCCGGCCCGACGCGATCCTGCTCGACAACGTGATCATGTTTCCCGCCATCGCGACGGCGGGCGTGCCCTGGGTGCGGGTGGTGTCCTGCGCCGAGACCGAGATACCGGACCCGAACGTGCCACCCTACCTTTCGGGCCTTCCGCCCGAGGATGCCGGGGCCCGCGCCGCGTTCGAAGCGGCATACATACGCGCGACCCGGGCCCCGCATGACCGCTATGCCGCGTTCCGGGCGCGCCACGGGCTCGCGCCCCTGCCGGAGGGCTGCTTTCTCGAGACGTCGCCGCATCTCAACCTCCTGCTCGCCCCCGGCATCGTGCGCTATCCGCGCGCGGCCCCCTTGCCGCCCGAGCGCTTCGTCTTTCTCGAGGGCTGCGTGCGCGACGAGGCACGCTTCGACCCGCCCGCCTTTCCGGCGGGCACCGAGGGTCCGCTCGTCTACATGAGCTTCGGCAGCCTCGGCGCCATCGACACGGCGCTGACGCAGGCGATGATCGAGGTTTTCGCGGGCATCGAGGCGCGCTTTCTGGTCAATGTGGGCGCCTTCATCGAGGCGTTCGACGCGGTGCCCGACAACGTCCATCTCGCCGGATGGTTTCCGCAGCCTTCGGTCGTCGCGCAATCCGCGCTCTTCATCCATCACGGCGGCAACAACAGCTTCTGCGAGGCGCTTTATCACGGGGTGCCGTCGCTGGTGATGCCCTATTGCTGGGACGGGCATGACAACGCGCAGCGGGCCGAGGCGGTGGGCGCGGGCCGTCACATGGTCCGGCGGGGCTGGGAGGCGGCAGAATTGCGCGCGGCGATCGAAGGGCTTCTGGCCGACCGGGCGATGCGCGACCGCCTTGGCGCGGCGTCGCGCGCGATGCAGGCGCGGCCCGGCGCCGAGGCCGCCGCGCGCGCCGTGCTCGAGCTTCTCGAGGGCGGAAAAAAGCCCGAGTGA
- a CDS encoding ABC transporter permease, with the protein MQDRKPLTLMTPALVWLSAFMVVPCLLILALAFFRRGLYGGIDYTLTLENLALVVDPLYASIFLKSAWIAGLAALIAVVIGYAAAYAIAAMPRRHQPWLLFLAVLPFWSNYLVRTYAWIVLLNREGLITGLARWMGFEGELPKLLYTEPAVVVGLVYNYLPFVILACYAPLSRLNPEIEEASRDLGGSGWTTFRRVTLPMTVPGIATGFVFVFVLSIGNFVTPALLGGGQFQMIGNLIYAQFLTANDWPFGAALSMVLIAIMMVLLTAQTYAAERGSGARREEG; encoded by the coding sequence ATGCAAGACCGCAAGCCGCTCACCCTCATGACACCGGCGCTCGTCTGGCTGAGCGCCTTCATGGTCGTGCCATGCCTTCTGATCCTCGCGCTGGCCTTCTTCCGGCGCGGCCTCTACGGCGGGATCGACTACACGCTGACGCTCGAGAACCTCGCGCTGGTGGTCGATCCGCTCTATGCGTCGATCTTCCTGAAATCGGCCTGGATCGCGGGGCTCGCGGCGCTCATCGCGGTGGTCATCGGCTATGCCGCCGCCTATGCCATTGCCGCCATGCCCCGCCGGCATCAGCCCTGGCTTCTCTTTCTCGCGGTGCTGCCCTTCTGGTCCAACTATCTCGTGCGGACCTATGCCTGGATCGTGCTCCTGAACCGCGAGGGGCTCATCACCGGCCTTGCCCGGTGGATGGGGTTCGAGGGCGAGTTGCCCAAGCTTCTCTATACCGAGCCCGCCGTCGTGGTGGGACTGGTCTACAACTACCTGCCCTTCGTGATCCTCGCCTGCTACGCGCCGCTCTCGCGTCTCAACCCCGAGATCGAGGAGGCATCGCGCGACCTCGGCGGCTCGGGCTGGACCACGTTCCGGCGCGTCACCCTGCCCATGACGGTGCCGGGCATCGCCACCGGCTTCGTCTTCGTCTTCGTCCTCTCGATCGGCAATTTCGTGACGCCCGCGCTGCTGGGCGGCGGACAGTTCCAGATGATCGGCAACCTCATCTACGCGCAGTTCCTGACCGCGAATGACTGGCCCTTCGGCGCGGCGCTGTCGATGGTGCTCATCGCGATCATGATGGTCCTGCTCACCGCCCAGACCTACGCGGCCGAGCGCGGCTCGGGCGCGCGGCGCGAGGAGGGCTGA
- a CDS encoding ABC transporter ATP-binding protein encodes MTEPLLALDRITKDFGAVRAVDGVSLDIAENEFFALLGASGSGKTTLLRMLAGFETPTEGEIRLDGRDISRVPPNHRPVNLMFQSYALFPHMSVAQNIAYGLEMERLPRSEIRARVDEMLEMIQLAPLARRKPDQLSGGQRQRVALARALVKRPRLLLLDEPLGALDKKLRGAMQLELKRIQDQFGITFIVVTHDQEEALVMADRIAILKDGALLQCGTPRDIYERPASRFAADFIGVMNFLPARVDRGALVARDGTRIAASLPEGAGEGSEVAAAIRPERLHLGAEGHDNGVTGRLVAMAYHGLDLQLHLETPLAPEPLLVRLTAGEAEGRELSEGTEITVGWSARDTRVFKT; translated from the coding sequence ATGACCGAACCGCTTCTTGCACTCGATCGCATCACAAAGGATTTCGGCGCGGTCCGCGCGGTGGACGGGGTGAGCCTCGACATCGCCGAGAACGAATTCTTCGCACTTCTGGGCGCGTCCGGCTCGGGCAAGACCACGCTCCTGCGGATGCTCGCCGGGTTCGAGACGCCGACAGAGGGCGAAATCCGGCTGGACGGCCGCGACATCTCGCGCGTGCCGCCCAATCACCGGCCGGTCAACCTCATGTTCCAGTCCTACGCGCTTTTCCCGCATATGAGCGTGGCGCAGAACATCGCCTACGGGCTCGAGATGGAGCGCCTGCCGCGCAGCGAGATCAGGGCCCGCGTGGACGAGATGCTCGAGATGATCCAGCTTGCCCCGCTGGCCCGCCGCAAGCCCGATCAGCTCTCGGGCGGTCAGCGGCAGCGCGTGGCGCTGGCGCGCGCGCTGGTCAAGCGGCCGCGGCTCCTGCTTCTGGACGAACCGCTGGGCGCGCTCGACAAGAAGCTGCGCGGCGCGATGCAGCTCGAGCTGAAGCGCATCCAGGACCAGTTCGGGATCACCTTCATCGTCGTCACCCACGATCAGGAAGAGGCGCTCGTGATGGCCGACCGCATCGCGATCCTGAAGGATGGCGCGCTTCTCCAGTGTGGCACGCCGCGCGACATCTACGAGCGTCCCGCCAGCCGCTTCGCCGCCGACTTCATCGGGGTGATGAATTTCCTGCCCGCCCGCGTCGACCGGGGTGCCCTCGTGGCGCGGGACGGCACCCGCATCGCGGCCTCCCTGCCCGAGGGCGCCGGCGAGGGCAGCGAGGTCGCCGCCGCGATCCGGCCCGAGCGTCTGCATCTCGGTGCGGAGGGGCACGACAACGGCGTGACGGGCCGTCTCGTGGCGATGGCCTATCACGGGCTTGACCTGCAACTCCATCTCGAGACCCCGCTCGCGCCCGAGCCGCTTCTCGTGCGGCTGACCGCGGGCGAGGCCGAGGGGCGCGAACTGTCCGAGGGGACCGAAATCACCGTGGGCTGGTCCGCCCGCGACACCCGCGTCTTCAAGACCTGA
- a CDS encoding cupin domain-containing protein, whose product MTTTPVMRNPLDVTDTVDWGVIPTMIEGESRTSGKVLHKGPNGESECGLWICTPGKWECHVTSDEFCHFLEGRCTYVHEEGEIIEITPDTAAFFPKDWKGFCTVHETVKKVYMIR is encoded by the coding sequence ATGACAACGACACCCGTGATGCGAAACCCGCTCGACGTGACCGACACGGTGGACTGGGGGGTCATCCCCACCATGATCGAAGGCGAAAGCCGCACCTCCGGCAAGGTGCTCCACAAGGGACCGAACGGCGAAAGCGAATGCGGCCTGTGGATCTGCACCCCCGGAAAATGGGAGTGCCACGTCACCTCGGACGAGTTCTGCCATTTCCTCGAAGGGCGCTGCACCTATGTTCATGAAGAAGGTGAGATCATCGAGATAACTCCCGATACCGCCGCGTTTTTTCCGAAGGACTGGAAAGGTTTCTGCACGGTCCACGAGACCGTCAAGAAGGTCTACATGATCCGCTGA
- a CDS encoding cupin domain-containing protein, whose protein sequence is MTKLDSSAPHIHGATTFDDLVDWGPQPDMLEGQSHSTGRLLYKGPGNSPETGIWVCTPGRWRLSLPRDEFCHFVAGRATYRSDRGEEIEATPGTCVLFPQGWSGECEVHETLRNIYMLT, encoded by the coding sequence ATGACGAAGCTCGACTCCTCGGCCCCGCATATCCACGGGGCCACCACCTTTGACGATCTCGTGGACTGGGGGCCGCAACCCGACATGCTCGAGGGGCAATCGCATTCGACCGGGCGGCTTCTCTACAAGGGTCCGGGCAACTCGCCCGAGACCGGCATCTGGGTCTGCACCCCCGGGCGCTGGCGCCTGAGCCTGCCGCGCGACGAGTTCTGCCATTTCGTCGCCGGTCGCGCCACCTATCGCTCGGACAGGGGTGAAGAGATCGAGGCAACCCCCGGAACCTGCGTGCTTTTCCCGCAAGGCTGGTCCGGCGAATGCGAGGTGCACGAGACCTTGCGCAACATCTACATGCTGACCTGA
- a CDS encoding ABC transporter permease, whose product MKSAPLPLMLTILGLTFAFLYVPISVLVALSFNESGLPTAWTGFSVKWYGELLRNGDILKAAGNTLIVALASTLLATLLGTLLAVGVEIRRRKGRFLETIIFAPMIIPDIVLAIALLSFFSLLNVTMGLHTIIVSHVVFNLAFVCAVVRARLKSFDWSIVEASADLGAGAVTTLRRVVLPVLSPAVIAGALLAFTLSVDEFIIAFFTAGAGRDSITLPMQIFAMIRFGVTPEINALSTIVMALSVVMLTLSQRLNRGRLPGQ is encoded by the coding sequence ATGAAATCCGCGCCCCTGCCCCTCATGCTCACGATCCTCGGGCTCACCTTCGCGTTCCTCTACGTGCCGATCTCGGTCCTCGTGGCGCTGTCGTTCAACGAAAGCGGGTTGCCGACCGCCTGGACCGGGTTTTCCGTCAAGTGGTATGGCGAGCTTCTTCGCAACGGTGACATCCTCAAGGCCGCGGGCAACACGCTCATCGTGGCGCTGGCCTCGACCCTTCTCGCCACGCTCCTCGGCACGCTCCTGGCCGTGGGGGTCGAGATCCGGCGGCGCAAGGGCCGGTTTCTCGAGACCATCATCTTCGCGCCGATGATCATTCCCGACATCGTGCTGGCCATCGCGCTGCTAAGCTTCTTTTCGCTCCTGAACGTCACCATGGGGCTGCACACGATCATCGTGAGCCACGTGGTCTTCAACCTCGCCTTCGTCTGTGCCGTGGTGCGCGCGCGACTGAAAAGCTTCGACTGGTCCATCGTGGAGGCTTCGGCGGACCTCGGCGCGGGGGCGGTCACGACGCTGCGGCGCGTCGTGCTGCCGGTGCTCAGCCCCGCGGTGATCGCGGGCGCGCTGCTGGCCTTCACCCTCTCGGTGGACGAGTTCATCATCGCCTTCTTCACCGCGGGGGCGGGGCGCGATTCGATCACGCTTCCGATGCAGATCTTCGCCATGATCCGTTTCGGCGTCACGCCCGAGATCAACGCGCTCTCGACCATCGTGATGGCGCTCTCGGTCGTGATGCTCACGCTGTCGCAGCGTCTCAACCGCGGGAGGCTGCCGGGCCAATGA
- a CDS encoding aldehyde dehydrogenase translates to MTGMTDPRYYLCPRYHSSDGPSRDVIDPATLARVGGRAEVTEDEMAGVLARLNAAQEGWAATDAKSRAQVLHRLANRIEATDVTDCAVLMSREMGKPYPEAIGEVANCAPVFRYFAEMARDEAGKVAGTTQTGSLQYARYEPLGVSAHIMPFNFPILLMCWTVAASLAAGNACVIKPAEATTLSTLKFMEVFDDLPADLVACLPGGADLGRALVESPHTHAIAFTGSVAGAKAVAQAAGARLKPAVIEAGGSDPMIISASAPLDVAAAGAVTGAFHMSGQVCTSTERIYAVDAVHDAFVEAFAAETARLRIGNGLEKSEIGPLVSEAARDKVETLVADALDKGATAVCGGRRPASQNTGWFYEPTILTGCTPEMDILHHEVFGPVVAVVRVPDFDAAIAGANASPFGLGASIFTTDLAEAHEASERFEAGMVWINNPLIDNDALPFGGWKSSGLGRELGRMGLDAFRRTKMVILDHKPVRQDWWYPYPDDWFLEGGGRSHV, encoded by the coding sequence ATGACCGGCATGACCGATCCGCGCTACTATCTCTGCCCCCGCTACCATTCCAGCGACGGGCCGTCCCGCGACGTCATCGACCCTGCCACGCTTGCGCGGGTGGGCGGCCGGGCGGAGGTGACCGAGGACGAAATGGCCGGGGTGCTGGCACGTCTCAACGCGGCCCAGGAGGGCTGGGCTGCGACCGATGCCAAGAGCCGCGCGCAGGTTCTCCACCGCCTTGCCAACCGGATCGAGGCCACGGACGTGACCGACTGCGCCGTCCTGATGAGCCGCGAGATGGGCAAGCCTTATCCCGAGGCCATCGGCGAGGTGGCGAACTGCGCGCCGGTCTTTCGCTACTTCGCCGAAATGGCGCGGGACGAGGCGGGCAAGGTCGCGGGCACCACGCAGACCGGATCGCTGCAATACGCGCGCTACGAGCCGCTGGGGGTCTCGGCGCATATCATGCCGTTCAACTTCCCCATCCTGCTCATGTGCTGGACGGTCGCGGCCTCGCTCGCGGCCGGAAACGCCTGCGTGATCAAGCCGGCGGAAGCCACGACGCTCTCGACGCTCAAGTTCATGGAGGTCTTCGACGACCTGCCCGCGGACCTCGTCGCCTGCCTGCCGGGCGGCGCCGACCTGGGCCGCGCCTTGGTCGAAAGCCCGCACACCCATGCCATAGCCTTCACCGGCTCGGTCGCGGGCGCCAAGGCGGTGGCGCAGGCCGCGGGCGCGCGCCTCAAGCCCGCCGTGATCGAGGCCGGCGGATCCGATCCGATGATCATCAGCGCCTCCGCCCCCCTCGACGTGGCGGCGGCCGGCGCGGTCACGGGCGCGTTTCACATGTCGGGCCAGGTCTGCACCTCGACCGAGCGCATCTACGCGGTGGACGCAGTGCATGATGCCTTCGTCGAGGCCTTCGCGGCCGAAACGGCGCGGCTGCGCATCGGCAACGGCCTCGAGAAATCCGAGATCGGCCCGCTGGTCAGCGAAGCCGCGCGCGACAAGGTCGAGACGCTGGTGGCCGACGCGCTCGACAAGGGCGCGACGGCCGTCTGCGGGGGGCGGCGGCCGGCCTCGCAGAATACCGGCTGGTTCTACGAGCCAACGATCCTCACCGGCTGCACGCCCGAGATGGACATCCTGCATCACGAGGTCTTCGGCCCCGTGGTCGCAGTCGTCCGCGTGCCGGATTTCGACGCCGCGATCGCGGGGGCCAATGCGTCGCCCTTCGGGCTGGGCGCGTCGATCTTCACCACCGACCTGGCCGAGGCGCACGAGGCATCCGAGCGGTTCGAGGCGGGCATGGTCTGGATCAACAATCCTCTCATCGACAACGATGCCCTGCCCTTCGGCGGCTGGAAGTCCAGCGGTCTCGGGCGCGAGCTGGGGCGCATGGGGCTCGACGCGTTCCGCCGCACCAAGATGGTGATCCTCGATCACAAGCCCGTCCGGCAGGACTGGTGGTATCCCTATCCCGACGACTGGTTTCTCGAGGGGGGCGGCCGGAGCCATGTCTGA
- a CDS encoding spermidine/putrescine ABC transporter substrate-binding protein yields the protein MIRQSFTATATLALGLAALPAMAADLTVSNWDGYMAPDAIESFNEETGHDAELVLHATNEEIMGKLIASKGKGYDVVFVSSPFAEVLHNLGLAEELDHSKLPNLENLYEEATRLEHDPGNQFSVPYAWGTTGLCYRSDLVDEPESWMALLQPSDDLKGKTTMLATDRWLLAAGQLAKGYSVNETDPDKMAEVRDLLIDAKGTLLAYDDTTFYAKLVSGEAEMVHAWDGWCNYGIAENPDIRYTIPEEGSDLWVDTMVILKASENKDAAYDFVNYILGAETHRWAAENILYKVPNEAAMEGLDPSLIETFPNMGMSPAEMMQYEQLRDVGEAQRDYSRTVSEIKAAN from the coding sequence ATGATCCGACAAAGTTTCACCGCCACGGCCACCCTCGCGCTGGGCCTCGCGGCGCTGCCCGCGATGGCCGCCGATCTCACGGTCTCGAACTGGGACGGCTACATGGCCCCCGACGCGATCGAGAGCTTCAACGAAGAGACCGGCCACGACGCCGAACTTGTCCTGCACGCCACGAACGAGGAGATCATGGGCAAGCTCATCGCCTCCAAGGGCAAGGGCTATGACGTGGTGTTCGTCTCCTCGCCCTTCGCCGAGGTGCTCCACAATCTCGGCCTCGCCGAGGAGCTCGATCACTCGAAACTTCCCAATCTCGAGAACCTCTACGAGGAGGCCACCCGGCTCGAACACGATCCCGGCAACCAGTTCTCGGTGCCCTACGCCTGGGGCACGACGGGCCTCTGCTATCGCTCGGACCTCGTGGACGAGCCGGAAAGCTGGATGGCGCTGCTGCAACCCTCGGACGACCTCAAGGGCAAGACCACGATGCTCGCCACCGACCGCTGGCTTCTGGCTGCGGGGCAGTTGGCCAAGGGATATTCCGTCAACGAGACCGACCCCGACAAGATGGCCGAGGTGCGCGACCTGCTCATCGACGCCAAGGGCACGCTGCTGGCCTATGACGACACGACCTTCTACGCCAAGCTCGTGTCGGGCGAGGCCGAGATGGTCCATGCCTGGGACGGCTGGTGCAACTACGGCATCGCCGAGAACCCGGACATCAGGTACACGATCCCCGAAGAAGGCTCGGACCTCTGGGTCGACACGATGGTCATCCTCAAGGCGTCCGAGAACAAGGACGCGGCCTATGACTTCGTGAACTACATACTCGGCGCCGAAACCCACCGCTGGGCGGCCGAGAACATCCTCTACAAGGTGCCGAACGAAGCCGCGATGGAGGGGCTCGACCCGTCGCTCATCGAGACGTTCCCCAACATGGGGATGAGCCCCGCCGAGATGATGCAATACGAACAGCTCCGCGACGTGGGCGAGGCGCAGCGCGACTATTCCCGCACCGTCTCGGAGATCAAGGCGGCGAACTGA
- a CDS encoding glycosyltransferase — protein sequence MAQKTFAFFPEAAFGPALNSVGIAQAVERMGHKAVFLSDPGFVEVYEGYGFEAHPVALSEPMPPEKMAKFWEDFINSHIPNFRKQPIDQIDNYVKECWEAIVDSAKWAEKDLPGVLARIQPDVISVDNVILFPAIKQYGVPWVRIISCSENEIEDEAIPPHLSGMSEDDTEGHARFRKKFNEVIKPIHDDFNEFLKSTGEDPYPLGEFFEPSPYLNLLLYPEQVKYDRAKPLDPEKFQYLEGCVRQDEPYEVPTFEKNNDGPLLYVSFGSLGAGDTDLIKRIIDVIGNSRYRALVNVGDYMEEYGETPGNVHLASWYPQPSVIPQVDVVIHHGGNNSFTECLYFGKPAIIMSYVWDGHDNAMRVQETGHGFRMDRYDWSEDDLKEKIEKCLSDKEMQARLEKTSAHMQAQNGQEKAARLLIDLAEKKG from the coding sequence ATGGCACAGAAAACCTTCGCATTCTTCCCCGAGGCCGCCTTCGGCCCCGCGCTCAATTCCGTGGGCATCGCCCAGGCCGTCGAACGGATGGGTCACAAGGCCGTCTTCCTCAGCGATCCGGGCTTTGTCGAGGTCTACGAGGGCTACGGCTTCGAGGCGCATCCCGTGGCCCTGTCCGAGCCCATGCCGCCCGAGAAGATGGCCAAGTTCTGGGAGGATTTCATCAACTCCCATATTCCCAATTTCCGCAAGCAACCCATTGATCAAATTGACAATTACGTCAAGGAATGCTGGGAGGCGATCGTCGACAGCGCCAAGTGGGCCGAGAAGGACCTGCCCGGTGTCCTGGCCAGGATCCAGCCCGACGTGATCTCGGTCGACAACGTGATCCTGTTTCCGGCGATCAAGCAATACGGCGTGCCCTGGGTGCGGATCATCTCCTGCTCCGAGAACGAGATCGAGGACGAGGCGATCCCGCCGCACCTGTCGGGCATGTCCGAGGACGACACCGAGGGACACGCGAGATTCCGCAAGAAATTCAACGAGGTAATCAAGCCCATCCATGACGATTTCAACGAGTTCCTGAAATCCACCGGCGAGGATCCCTACCCCTTGGGCGAGTTCTTCGAGCCGTCCCCATACCTTAACCTGCTGCTCTATCCCGAGCAGGTGAAATACGATCGCGCCAAACCGCTCGACCCCGAGAAGTTCCAGTATCTCGAGGGCTGCGTGCGGCAGGATGAACCCTACGAGGTTCCCACCTTCGAGAAGAACAACGACGGCCCGCTCCTCTATGTCTCGTTCGGCTCGCTCGGGGCGGGCGACACGGACCTGATCAAGCGGATCATCGACGTGATCGGCAACTCGCGTTACCGCGCGCTGGTCAACGTGGGCGACTACATGGAGGAGTATGGCGAGACCCCCGGAAACGTGCACCTGGCAAGCTGGTATCCGCAGCCCTCGGTCATCCCGCAGGTCGATGTGGTGATCCACCACGGCGGCAACAACTCCTTCACCGAATGCCTCTATTTCGGCAAACCCGCGATCATCATGTCCTATGTCTGGGACGGGCACGACAACGCGATGCGGGTTCAGGAAACCGGCCACGGCTTCCGCATGGACCGCTATGACTGGTCCGAGGACGATCTGAAGGAAAAGATCGAAAAATGCCTTTCCGACAAGGAGATGCAGGCCAGACTTGAGAAGACGTCGGCGCATATGCAGGCGCAGAACGGTCAGGAGAAGGCCGCGCGCCTGTTGATCGACCTCGCGGAGAAAAAGGGATGA
- a CDS encoding GntR family transcriptional regulator yields the protein MAETRRNARQNHIALAQQVLGVVLEEGLRQGDHLPEQRFSTACGVSRTPIRAAFKLLESKQILEWREEEGYFLRRAEPDDLARVASALDAQDGSLAARILADRAERRIGDVQSVSGLTRRYGTSRHMVLNALKILSRDGIVAQLPGRAWAFQPMFDSPKAIDDSYAMRLTLEPQAILAPGFALDPARANVLRGQIDDLLQSGPVALTAQGFLRLDCEFHGALAESCRNRFLRGTLLTHHRLRQATQKDTTIPEFRLRQALGEHLDILDALERGQFELAADHMVLHLRRSRARRTEAATRGFAPMKRGARR from the coding sequence ATGGCCGAGACCCGGCGCAACGCAAGGCAAAACCACATCGCGCTCGCGCAGCAGGTGCTGGGCGTGGTGCTCGAAGAGGGGTTGAGGCAGGGCGACCACCTGCCCGAGCAGCGCTTCTCGACCGCCTGCGGCGTGTCGCGGACACCCATCCGCGCAGCGTTCAAGCTGCTTGAAAGCAAGCAGATTCTCGAATGGCGCGAAGAGGAGGGGTATTTCCTGCGCCGGGCCGAACCCGACGACCTGGCGCGGGTCGCGAGCGCGCTCGACGCGCAGGACGGGTCGCTCGCGGCGCGCATCCTGGCGGACCGGGCCGAGCGGCGGATCGGCGACGTGCAGTCGGTGAGCGGATTGACGCGGCGGTATGGCACGTCACGTCACATGGTATTAAATGCGCTAAAAATACTGTCGCGGGACGGGATCGTCGCGCAGCTTCCGGGCCGGGCCTGGGCGTTTCAGCCGATGTTCGATTCTCCCAAGGCCATCGATGACAGCTACGCGATGCGCCTCACGCTCGAGCCGCAGGCGATCCTCGCGCCCGGCTTCGCCCTCGATCCGGCGCGGGCGAACGTGCTGCGCGGTCAGATCGACGACCTGCTGCAAAGCGGGCCGGTCGCGCTCACGGCACAGGGCTTCCTGCGCCTCGATTGCGAGTTTCACGGCGCGCTTGCCGAAAGCTGCCGCAACCGGTTCCTGCGGGGCACCCTGCTCACCCATCACCGGCTGCGCCAGGCCACCCAGAAGGACACCACGATCCCCGAGTTCCGCCTGCGCCAGGCGCTGGGCGAGCATCTCGACATTCTCGACGCGCTCGAGCGGGGCCAGTTCGAACTTGCGGCCGATCACATGGTGCTGCACCTGCGCCGGTCGCGCGCGCGCCGGACCGAGGCCGCCACGCGCGGCTTCGCCCCGATGAAGCGGGGGGCACGCCGATGA